A stretch of Episyrphus balteatus chromosome 2, idEpiBalt1.1, whole genome shotgun sequence DNA encodes these proteins:
- the LOC129911403 gene encoding SRA stem-loop-interacting RNA-binding protein, mitochondrial, whose protein sequence is MASARSARGLHKLFVGNLPWTVGNQELRSYFKDFGKVLNASVVFDKKTGLSKGYGFVTFNHLSLLQNVENTQKHILEGNYLNVQKS, encoded by the coding sequence ATGGCATCTGCACGCTCTGCTCGAGGATTACACAAACTTTTTGTCGGAAATCTACCCTGGACCGTAGGCAATCAGGAATTGCGTTCgtattttaaagattttggcAAAGTTCTTAACGCCAGTGTTGTATTTGACAAAAAGACTGGTCTATCGAAAGGATACGGTTTTGTAACATTCAATCATTTGTCATTGTTGCAAAACGTTGAAAACACACAAAAGCATATTTTAGAAGGCAATTATTTGAATGTACAAAAATCATAG
- the LOC129911398 gene encoding acyl-CoA-binding domain-containing protein 6, with translation MSDFSDSDSDTDLNFNSAAEAVQKIHTQLSAPDLLELYGLYKQSTCGKCNIPKPGIFQAQARSKWSAWNSLGEMDQKEARRLYTEKISRLDPNWQAVDKSKLKTGWVVHSVHANEEEQIDEDNKTPFDYVKENNLSGLKRILVKDSINNLDKDSGMGLIHWATDRNAGDLLEYLLSSGANVNLQDSDGQSCLHYAASCGHFDCLRILIKFGADKDLRDNEGAIALEVADDENIRKLLES, from the coding sequence atgtCTGATTTCTCTGATAGCGACAGTGACACCGACTTGAATTTCAATTCGGCTGCCGAGGCTGTCCAAAAGATACATACGCAACTTTCTGCGCCAGATTTATTAGAACTCTATGGCCTCTATAAACAAAGCACTTGCGGCAAGTGTAATATCCCAAAACCGGGCATATTCCAAGCACAAGCCAGATCGAAATGGAGTGCTTGGAATTCCCTCGGTGAGATGGATCAAAAGGAAGCAAGACGATTGTACACTGAGAAAATATCCCGCCTTGATCCAAATTGGCAGGCAGTCGACAAATCTAAATTAAAAACTGGTTGGGTTGTTCATTCCGTTCATGCAAACGAAGAAGAACAAATTGACGAAGACAATAAAACCCCTTTCGACTATGTCAAAGAAAACAACCTCTCCGGGTTAAAAAGAATCCTTGTAAAAGATTCTATAAATAATTTGGATAAAGATAGTGGAATGGGATTGATTCATTGGGCAACTGATAGAAATGCTGGTGATCTGTTGGAATATCTTTTATCTTCTGGAGCGAATGTTAATTTGCAAGATTCAGATGGACAATCGTGTTTACATTATGCAGCAAGTTGTGGACATTTTGATTGTTTGAggatattaattaaatttggtgCTGATAAAGATTTGAGAGATAATGAGGGTGCGATAGCATTGGAGGTGGCTGATGATGAGAATATTAGGAAGTTGTTGGAGAGCTGA